In Papaver somniferum cultivar HN1 unplaced genomic scaffold, ASM357369v1 unplaced-scaffold_135, whole genome shotgun sequence, one DNA window encodes the following:
- the LOC113334105 gene encoding malate dehydrogenase, chloroplastic-like isoform X1, whose product MLKMAATAATTFSVASVSYGSQGSKSKPLNFRFNSPNYLKSFSGLKAAGSVRCESEASFFGQDSGAALRASVAVRAEKQNKEGLEKCFQPQASFKVAILGAAGGIGQPLSLLIKMSPLVSALHLYDIANVKGVAADLSHCNTPSQVLDFTGQAELGNSLKGVDVVVIPAGVPRKPGMTRDDLFNINASIVKTLIEAVADNCPDAFIHIISNPVNSTVPIAAEILKQKGVYNPKKLFGVTTLDVVRANTFVAQKKNLKLIDVDVPVIGGHAGITILPLLSKTRPSVSFTDKEVDDLTVRIQNAGTEVVEAKAGAGSATLSMAYAAARFVESSLRALDGDSDVYECSYVQSELTDLPFFASRIKIGKEGVEAIISSDLQGLTEYETKALDALKPELKSSIEKGVTFAQKKETPASV is encoded by the exons ATGCT TAAGATGGCTGCAACAGCGGCAACTACTTTTTCGGTTGCATCTGTTTCTTATGGAAGCCAAGGATCAAAATCTAAACCCTTGAACTTTAGATTCAACTCCCCAAACTATCTTAAGAGTTTCAGTGGTCTAAAGGCTGCAGGATCTGTTAGATGTGAATCTGAAGCGTCATTCTTTGGCCAAGATAGTGGTGCTGCTCTTCGTGCCTCTGTCGCAGTAAGAGCTGAGAAACAGAACAAGGAGGGTCTTGAGAAATGTTTCCAGCCTCAGGCTTCTTTTAAAGTGGCAATCCTCGGAGCAGCTGGAGGAATTGGTCAACCCCTTTCACTTTTGATCAAGATGTCACCTTTGGTCTCGGCCCTTCATCTCTATGATATTGCTAACGTGAAAGGAGTTGCTGCTGATCTCAGTCACTGCAATACTCCTTCCCAGGTTCTAGACTTCACTGGCCAAGCAGAATTAGGAAATTCATTGAAAGGTGTTGATGTGGTCGTCATACCAGCTGGTGTTCCAAGAAAGCCAGGAATGACACGTGATGATCTCTTCAACATCAACGCTAGCATTGTGAAGACCCTGATTGAAGCCGTTGCTGATAATTGTCCTGATGCATTCATCCACATCATCAGCAACCCTGTCAACTCTACGGTACCAATTGCAGCAGAAATTTTGAAGCAAAAGGGTGTTTACAACCCAAAGAAGCTTTTTGGTGTTACAACGCTCGATGTTGTCAGGGCTAACACTTTCGTTGCTCAAAAGAAAAACCTCAAACTCATTGATGTGGATGTCCCAGTTATTGGAGGGCATGCTGGAATCACCATCCTACCACTTCTTTCTAAGACCAGACCATCTGTAAGCTTCACAGATAAAGAAGTAGACGATTTGACTGTAAGGATCCAAAATGCGGGAACAGAAGTCGTGGAAGCAAAGGCAGGTGCAGGATCTGCGACATTGTCCATGGCATATGCAGCAGCAAGATTTGTTGAGTCATCTCTACGTGCTCTCGATGGAGACTCAGATGTGTACGAGTGCTCATATGTCCAGTCAGAATTGACTGATTTACCCTTCTTTGCATCAAGGATTAAGATTGGAAAGGAAGGGGTTGAGGCCATCATATCCTCTGATCTCCAGGGTTTGACCGAGTACGAAACAAAGGCACTGGATGCCCTTAAACCAGAGTTGAAGTCCAGCATTGAGAAGGGTGTGACCTTTGCACAGAAGAAAGAGACCCCAGCATCAGTTTGA
- the LOC113334105 gene encoding malate dehydrogenase, chloroplastic-like isoform X2: MAATAATTFSVASVSYGSQGSKSKPLNFRFNSPNYLKSFSGLKAAGSVRCESEASFFGQDSGAALRASVAVRAEKQNKEGLEKCFQPQASFKVAILGAAGGIGQPLSLLIKMSPLVSALHLYDIANVKGVAADLSHCNTPSQVLDFTGQAELGNSLKGVDVVVIPAGVPRKPGMTRDDLFNINASIVKTLIEAVADNCPDAFIHIISNPVNSTVPIAAEILKQKGVYNPKKLFGVTTLDVVRANTFVAQKKNLKLIDVDVPVIGGHAGITILPLLSKTRPSVSFTDKEVDDLTVRIQNAGTEVVEAKAGAGSATLSMAYAAARFVESSLRALDGDSDVYECSYVQSELTDLPFFASRIKIGKEGVEAIISSDLQGLTEYETKALDALKPELKSSIEKGVTFAQKKETPASV, from the coding sequence ATGGCTGCAACAGCGGCAACTACTTTTTCGGTTGCATCTGTTTCTTATGGAAGCCAAGGATCAAAATCTAAACCCTTGAACTTTAGATTCAACTCCCCAAACTATCTTAAGAGTTTCAGTGGTCTAAAGGCTGCAGGATCTGTTAGATGTGAATCTGAAGCGTCATTCTTTGGCCAAGATAGTGGTGCTGCTCTTCGTGCCTCTGTCGCAGTAAGAGCTGAGAAACAGAACAAGGAGGGTCTTGAGAAATGTTTCCAGCCTCAGGCTTCTTTTAAAGTGGCAATCCTCGGAGCAGCTGGAGGAATTGGTCAACCCCTTTCACTTTTGATCAAGATGTCACCTTTGGTCTCGGCCCTTCATCTCTATGATATTGCTAACGTGAAAGGAGTTGCTGCTGATCTCAGTCACTGCAATACTCCTTCCCAGGTTCTAGACTTCACTGGCCAAGCAGAATTAGGAAATTCATTGAAAGGTGTTGATGTGGTCGTCATACCAGCTGGTGTTCCAAGAAAGCCAGGAATGACACGTGATGATCTCTTCAACATCAACGCTAGCATTGTGAAGACCCTGATTGAAGCCGTTGCTGATAATTGTCCTGATGCATTCATCCACATCATCAGCAACCCTGTCAACTCTACGGTACCAATTGCAGCAGAAATTTTGAAGCAAAAGGGTGTTTACAACCCAAAGAAGCTTTTTGGTGTTACAACGCTCGATGTTGTCAGGGCTAACACTTTCGTTGCTCAAAAGAAAAACCTCAAACTCATTGATGTGGATGTCCCAGTTATTGGAGGGCATGCTGGAATCACCATCCTACCACTTCTTTCTAAGACCAGACCATCTGTAAGCTTCACAGATAAAGAAGTAGACGATTTGACTGTAAGGATCCAAAATGCGGGAACAGAAGTCGTGGAAGCAAAGGCAGGTGCAGGATCTGCGACATTGTCCATGGCATATGCAGCAGCAAGATTTGTTGAGTCATCTCTACGTGCTCTCGATGGAGACTCAGATGTGTACGAGTGCTCATATGTCCAGTCAGAATTGACTGATTTACCCTTCTTTGCATCAAGGATTAAGATTGGAAAGGAAGGGGTTGAGGCCATCATATCCTCTGATCTCCAGGGTTTGACCGAGTACGAAACAAAGGCACTGGATGCCCTTAAACCAGAGTTGAAGTCCAGCATTGAGAAGGGTGTGACCTTTGCACAGAAGAAAGAGACCCCAGCATCAGTTTGA